One region of Esox lucius isolate fEsoLuc1 chromosome 17, fEsoLuc1.pri, whole genome shotgun sequence genomic DNA includes:
- the zdhhc7 gene encoding palmitoyltransferase ZDHHC7, giving the protein MQSSGHRQRDTEQQQPLLSPDDDRGAVAGLAGAPADHGRLWFIQDGCGIVCAVVTWCLVLYADFVVNFVMLLPNKSFWYSLVNGALFNFLAVMALASHLRAMLSDPGAVPKGNATREYMDSLQLKPGEVIYKCPKCSSIKPERAHHCSICQRCIRKMDHHCPWVNNCVGEKNQRFFVLFTMYIALISGYALCLSFLQFYTCVHDQWNECTDFSPPVAVMLMIFLCLEAFLFLTFTVVMFGTQIHSICNDETEIERLKNEKPTWERRVRWEGMKAVFGGPPSFLWLNPLAGLRLRRLLMTRTRRSGVEFSV; this is encoded by the exons ATGCAGTCTTCAGGTCATCGGCAGCGTGACACCGAGCAGCAGCAGCCTCTTCTGTCGCCGGATGACGACCGCGGGGCTGTGGCCGGCCTTGCCGGGGCGCCGGCTGACCACGGCCGACTGTGGTTCATCCAGGATGGGTGCGGCATCGTCTGCGCCGTGGTGACCTGGTGCTTGGTCCTGTATGCAGATTTTGTGGTCAACTTCGTCATGCTGCTTCCCAACAAGAGCTTCTGGTACTCATTGGTCAACGGCGCTTTGTTCAACTTCCTGGCTGTCATGGCGCTGGCCTCCCATCTACGCGCAATGCTAAGTGACCCG GGTGCTGTTCCTAAGGGCAACGCCACCAGGGAGTACATGGACAGCCTCCAGCTGAAACCCGGGGAGGTCATCTATAAATGTCCGAAGTGCAGCAGCATCAAGCCAGAGCGGGCGCACCACTGCAG TATCTGCCAGCGCTGCATCCGTAAGATGGACCACCACTGTCCCTGGGTCAACAACTGTGTTGGAGAGAAGAACCAGCGCTTCTTTGTACTTTTCACT ATGTACATAGCTCTGATCTCAGGCTACGCCCTCTGCCTCAGTTTTTTACAGTTCTACACCTGTGTCCATGACCAGTGGAATG AATGCACTGACTTTTCTCCTCCGGTGGCAGTGATGTTGATGATCTTCCTCTGTCTGGAGgccttcctcttcctcacatTCACTGTGGTAATGTTTGGAACACAGATCCACTCTATCTGCAACGATGAGACG GAGATAGAGCGCCTGAAGAACGAGAAGCCGACCTGGGAGCGTCGTGTGCGGTGGGAGGGGATGAAGGCTGTGTTCGGAGGTCCACCCTCCTTCCTCTGGCTCAACCCCTTAGCCGGCCTGCGTCTGCGGCGCCTTCTGATGACACGTACACGACGCAGTGGGGTGGAGTTCTCTGTCTGA